The nucleotide sequence GAGGACAGTGAAGAAGAACAAAGGCCTGGCATGGcctctgctggaaaagctgggagggagctgcccaggaggggctgccaTTGAGGGCTCCCATCCTGCTTGTGGTGGGGACAGAGCTCCCTGTGCCGTTCCAGCCTGGGAATGGATTTGGCAGGGTGGCATTAAGGAAGCTCTTGGCATTATGTGCcacagagctgggtgctgcagggtgtCTGGGTCAGTGACCAAATTGCTGGGACACCAGTACTGACACAGAATCCTTGCAATGCtcgtgcagctgctgctccagatgAACCCCTACCACGTGgactccctgctgcagctcagtgacGTGTGCCGCATGCAGGAGGACCAGGAGATGGCCCGGGATCTCATAGGTAAGAGTGAGGTGAGGAGCAGtccttccctggcagcctgtggggaagCCCTGGCAAGGGCAgtggagggcaggagctgggcttttCCTGGACCAGCCTCAATCCCAGAAAGGTTTCTTTTCCCACTCAGAGTGTGATCTAATGTGGAAGTGCTCACTGTCCTGGTGCCTGTTGCCACCACACTGTGTGAAGTAACTttgtgccctgctgggctgggaatgaGCTGCTTTCCAGTCTTTTGGGATAAACtgagtgctgggcagtgctgtgctggggtggtgtccctgtcctgtcactgacACTGCCCTTGCTGCCCCCAGAGCGGGCCCTGTACAGCCTGGAGTGCGCCTTCCACCCCGTGTTCAGCCTCACCAGCGGGACCTGCAGGCTGGACTACCGGCGCCCAGAGAacaggtgagcagggctggcaacGGGGGGGGCTCAGCTGGAGCTCCTGGCCCCCTTTGGCCACAGCCAGCCAGTTTCACCACTGCTGCTCATCCAGGGAGACCCCTCAGTGTGTCTCTTTCTGTTGGGGGCTCCTGGGACggtgctggagcacaggcagctcGTGCATGGAAGCTTCTGCACAAAGCATCCCTTTTCCCAAGGGATACCTTTCTGCAGTAGGAATTGTCCCTCCCTGTCATATCCTTCTTGTGCCATTAGTACCCCTCAGcccaaaatggtcacagaaATCTTTGCTGTGTGCTTCCAGCCATCACCCCCAGCACTCACACTCCTCCCAGCCTGGGTATTTATGTaactccagctctgcagctgctgggaaaggtgACTTTATTCTGGGAATTTTCCAGTCAGCTGACCCAAGCCATCTCTCCCAAACTGCTGTACCTGGAGGGTGCTCACATTTCAGTCCCTCTGGCTGACACACTTTGTGCCATCAGTGACCTGTATCACCAGTTCAGGTATTGggcctccctgctctgtgtcactgtccccacacCACTGGGACAAGGTGGGATTTGGACTTGGGGGATTTACTTGGTCTTGGTCCCAGTCTCCAAAGCAGGTCATGAGTTTTCTGTCCCTGCACAAAAAGATAACAAGAACACGAGATGGGAGCACAGGGGGTCTGTGGCACTCCATGCCACACCAGGATGTGATGCTTGGGGGTGAGGAGCTCTTGATGACTGCGTCCCCTGTTTTGAGTGGCAAGAAATGCTTCTTTCGACATCTGGCCTCTAagtcctgctgctgttgctcaTGCAGGGCTTTCTTCCTGGCTCTCTTCAAGCACCTGATGTTCCTGGAGAAGAGGGGCTGTCCCCGCACAGCCCTGGAGTTCTGCAAGCTCATCCTCAGGTAGGTGCCTCCACCGAGGGGGAGTATCTGGGTTTGGGGGGTGGTCACCCCAGAGGGGccctatcaccgtggaggcctaaccaaaaaaacagactggggacacagatctgggtgcaacaacagcagcagggcagaagccctggtttatttacaaaaacttACTTTTATACctttactatgaggcctgtggattggaggaaggaattcccactttcacatcacattggtgaaggggactgttacacagtcttgtttgtccggcaaggaatgtaaaaacaatggctacGTTTATAaaacatagctgatgtttacattaaaagagcgtgagaaggtacgaacttctcctttaatatgaacgctcagcaaactaagaaaattcatggcaacatcgccctgctgctcctgggcttgGTGTGGGCTCATTCCCACCCCTTAGAGCTGCACAGGTCTGTGCTGGGGGTGTGCTGGTGCCCTTGGAGAGGTGATGGGTGAGAAGGGGCCCTGGGTGGTCTGTGACTGCCAAACTGTGGCCTGAGCTTGGAGGCTCAGCAGAGCAAAGGGTGGCAGTGGCTTCAGCCCACTCAGTTTGTGGCCACTGATCCTCCTCCTGGGTGGTGGCAGGGGACTGTCCCCTGTACAGAGACACAGAGCACTCATCCTGCTGGCCCTACGGGAGCGACCATGTTCCTGTTCTCTCTGCCTGCTGAGTCACTGGATGTCACTGGGAGAGGCTGTTTGACTCGGAAATCAGGgcagctctctcagctgttgTGACACTGAGCTTGttctctccccctgctcccaaGCCTCGATCCTGAGAATGACCcgctctgtgtgctgctgctgattgACTTCCTGTCCCTGCGGGCCAGGGAATACACCTTCCTGACCCGCCTCTTCCAGGAGTGGGAGGTGAGTGGTGGGAGGTGAGGGCATGGCTGCCTGGAGTGCTGCCCGCCAGGTGAGCCCTTCGGAGGGGACCTCACAGCCCAGCTAGGATCCCAGCATTGGAACCATCCGTAAAGGCTGGGCTGCTGGTTCCTGTAATCCTCGGGTCCTGCAAGTAGCTGTAAGAACTCAAAATTGCTCACTCAGCTGTGGGGGCACCGAGCCAGTGTCTGGGAACTCACTTAaccccagcaggcagagcccgACCCcgctcagcccagctctgctgcacagcGTCATTTCTCGGTAACTCTCTCTCCCTGATCCTGCAGAGTCACCGGAATCTGTCCCAGCTGCCCAATTTTGCCTTCTCGGTGCCACTGGCCTATTTCTTCCTGAGCCAGCAGGAAGAGCGCCCGGAGCTGGAGCGGAGCCAGGCCCGGGAGCGAGCGGCCCGGCTCATCCAGCTCGCGCTCATCATGTTCCCGAGCGGTGAGTGTGTCCCCGCCGGTGAGGCCATCCCCGAGGGCTTTGTCACTGTCCCCTGGAAGAGCTGGGACTGGATTCCCGGCAGGCGGGTGCAGAGGCAGGAATTTGCCAAGGGCCTTTGAGGAGGGAGCCCTGAGTCAGAGCGGAGGCGGTCGGGGCAGAaaggcagtgcctgtgcccGGTTGGTGGGGGAGTTCTGGGTTCCTCACCCCAACACAGGCACTGAGGAgatggggaaggggctggggcagcaggagcagctgagggagctgggggagctcagcctggagaaaaggaggctcagggggaaccttctggctctccacaactccctgaaggAGGGTGCAGCTGGaaggggtcaggctctgctcccagggcacagggatgggaaaagAGGAAACGGCCTCCAAGTTTGATATTGGGAATAATTCCTCCTGCAGAAGTGTTATCCAGCCCTGACTAGTCTGCCCAGGGCTTTTAAGTCCCCCCCAAACCTGGAGGGACTTAAAAGCCATGTGGACATGACACCTGAGAACATGGGTTAGGgatggccttggcagtgctgcgGGAATGGTTGGGCTCAGTGATCTTAGAGGCTTTTCCAACTttacaattctgtgattccatgactcTGTCCTCCCTCCCCAGAACAGCCAATGCTCCTTCACCATCCATGGTCAGGGGTgagcaggctgggagagggTGAGAGCTGGAGTCTCAGAGCAGGGAGATGTGTCACCTCCTCGGGGCTGCCCAGAGCAAGGACAAGCCAGTCTCCTTGGCTCTCCCTCCAAGGCACAGCTCTGTTTTGGATGTGCTCTGCCCATGGGTGCCCATCACTCTCCCTTTCatcctgtgggtgctgctgtccATGAAAGGAGCACACAGCCCTCAGGCCCAGGGGAgggtgtgtgcagcaggaagaACCAGCTCTCCAAGAGAGATTCAGTTTGTGGGGGCTGGAAACATCTTTTAGGCTGTTTGTTGGGGTGGCTGAAATAATGCCCGTGTGAGCACAGGGACCAGCAGTGTCCTCACCATCTCCTTGTGTCCCTGTTGGTGCCCTGGGGGTTCTGGCCCTGAGAAGGGCAGTGACTCTCTGCAGGGATAACCCCACCCCACAGTGCCCCTCACCAAAAGGTCCAGACGGGTTCTCTGCCTTTGTCTTGCAGTTCTGATGCCACTCTTGGATCACTGCAGCGTGCAGCCCGACGCCAGGGTCGCCTCCCACCCCTTCTTTGGGCTGAATGCCCAGATCAGGTAGGGCCTGGAGATGTTCTCAGCAAATGGAAGGGATCGATTTTGCCAGCGGCAGGGATCTTGCGTGCTCAGACAGCTAATGGAGGAGCTTGTTTGGCTTCCCTGAGTAGgctcatttgataatgcctcaTTTGATAATCCTTTTGATATTGGATTTCCATAATGGCCTCTGGATCAGGCTGAGATCCACCTCACCTCAAGGTGGACAGGTCAGAAGTTCACCCCAGAGCCTGctggtgtgtgcagggagggagagcGACGCGTGTGtcctcccagggcaggctgtCTCCAACCAGTCTGCCTTCCCTTGACACGTGGTCTTCCTCAGCGTGCGAAGGGTCTCCCTCAGGCCAGGGCAGTGTTCCCTCCTTTCATGGCTCTGCTTAGTCTAAAAATAGATGGAGGCAGAAGTTCTGGTGAAGGTGGATGGCGATATCCCAGCAGGAGCCTGCGAATCCTCTCGTGTTCCCACGCTGAGGGCCAGCGCAGAGCTGAGCCCTCAGCACCCcgtgaggagcaggaggaggaggagggtgccGTGAGTAACAGCCGTGTCCCGTAGCCAGTCGCCCGCCCTGAACCAGCTGACGTCCCTGTACGTGGGCAGGACACACGCCCTGTGGAAGGACCCGGCTGTCATGGCCTGGCTGGAGCCCCAGGTGCACGAGGTTCTGCGCATGGTGGAGGCCCAGGACACGCTGGTGCAGGAAGCTGAGCACAAGTGAGCACAGAGGGTGGGAGGGCAGGGTTCTGTGCCAGGGACAGAGTGGGACAGGGGGTCTGTCCTGGGCAGCCGCAGTTCCAGTGTCTGGGACAGGGCTCAgagccccacagctgctggtCTGATGCCGAAGGTCACAGCGTGGGGCCAGGAAAGCATTCCCATGCTTTTCACAAATGGGAATGTAGAGCTGAACCTGCACTGCATCTGCTGCAGTGCCTTCCCCAGGCTTGGCTGTCACCTTTGCCCTGGAAACATCCTGGAGAGGGTGCAGGGGTGGCCACACAGGGCAGGTGGGAGCTTAGAAGCACTTCCCAGTGCTGAGAAACAGGAGGGAGCCATCAGGTGTCCTAAACCAAGGTCAATCTGCTCATTCCTGAGCTCTCTGCTCTTTCTCCggagctcagcagctgccacccCCTTTGGCTCACTCTAAGCCAGCTCCATCCAATAGGGCCTTGTCCCCCGGAGCCAGGGAAGCTGCTGACACTGcgcctggagcagcagaaatggGAATGTGCCTGCTCAGGGCTCACTGactgctctgtcccctccccgcctCAGGAGGAAGATCCGGTACCAGAGCGCTCCCAGGAACATCTACCGGCACATCATCCTCTCGGAGATGAAGGAGGCCACGGCGGCCCTGCCTCTGGTGAGGGGCCTGATGGGACAtgggggctgtggctgcacatgTTGTGGTGGCACTTGTGTCCCTGCTGGGCCCCTCCTAACCCCTGTCACTCACAGCTTCTGTGTGTGCCcaagtttgctgctgctggatgcaCAGCCTTcatccttccttttctccttcattccttccttcctccttcatccctcctttctcctccccttgcAGGAGGTGACCTCACAGCCTGTGATGGGGTTTGaccctctccctcctctggaTTCCATAGTTTCCTACACCCGACCGGAAAGGTACCGCCCCCACCGCCAGTGCCCACGCTGGCACAACCGGCCCCGTTCCAGGCacggccccgggccgggctgcaCGCGGGCACCCGGTCTgacatcctcctcctccatggcagaggaagagc is from Prinia subflava isolate CZ2003 ecotype Zambia chromosome 13, Cam_Psub_1.2, whole genome shotgun sequence and encodes:
- the TCF25 gene encoding ribosome quality control complex subunit TCF25 isoform X2, whose product is MSRRPERRQRTPGSLATSNKPRKKKKKRKTKKNSAGETVEDNDLEDIDSLLERIEDPRLAPQSQGGVTTDSRPLLYVEHRNLNPENELKRYFGARAVLGDQRPRQRQRQYVRSMWLTAPKNTWPRYSKTGITMQLLDTRRGVQHFTFEHHREYQQVQFKFLDAVESMDPNNIVLLLQMNPYHVDSLLQLSDVCRMQEDQEMARDLIERALYSLECAFHPVFSLTSGTCRLDYRRPENRAFFLALFKHLMFLEKRGCPRTALEFCKLILSLDPENDPLCVLLLIDFLSLRAREYTFLTRLFQEWESHRNLSQLPNFAFSVPLAYFFLSQQEERPELERSQARERAARLIQLALIMFPSVLMPLLDHCSVQPDARVASHPFFGLNAQISQSPALNQLTSLYVGRTHALWKDPAVMAWLEPQVHEVLRMVEAQDTLVQEAEHKRKIRYQSAPRNIYRHIILSEMKEATAALPLEVTSQPVMGFDPLPPLDSIVSYTRPERTSHPSNESTLSLFFRSLLPNFNLQGDIRHDGDDEAGAAQDLNQGVNRLMAAMRDMLANIQFQEPPRDDNPEGDGDWD